The Aedes albopictus strain Foshan chromosome 2, AalbF5, whole genome shotgun sequence region gctgcttcgcgttttaggcgaATGTActgctctgtcaccgttccaaatgttctggcaataatgtccatgtcgtccgcaaagcacacaagatcggattttgtgaaaatcgttcctcgactcgtcgcatcacaccttccagagcgatgttgaagagtaggcatgagagtcccgTCACCCGCAGtcttcggcgagattcgaatgaactagatagttcacccgaaacccttatacgcagttttgcacatcatccatcgttgctttaatcagtctagtcagcttcctaggaaagccgttttcgtccatgattttccatagctctgcgcggtcgatactgtcgtatgccgctttgaagtcgatgaacaggtgatgcgttggacctggtattcacggcatttttggaggatttgccgtacggtgaagattgggtccgttgtcgatcggccgtcgatagagccggcttgataacttcctacgaactcattcgttttaggtgacagacgacggaagatgatctgggatagcactttgtaggcagcattcaaaatagtgatcgccctgaagttcttaaattccaaatggtcgcctttattgtgaatggggcagattacccgttccttccactcctccggtagctgttcggtttcctagatcctgactatcagccggtgcagacaggtggccaacttttctgggtccatcttgatcagttcagctgcgataccgtcctcacCAGCTTCTTTGTTGGTTTTGTGctctgatgaatggcatcctcaacttccctcagcgttggagttggttcatttccatcctccgctgcactggcttcGTCGTTACCTCCGTTGCTGTGGTCCCCAGTGCcttcgttctccacgccattcaggtgctgatcgaagtgctgcttcaacCTTTCGATCACCCCACGTCcgcccgtcaagaggcctccgttcttatccctgcacattttggctcgcggcacgaagtcgttgcgggatgtgttgagcttctggtagaacttccgtgtttcttgggagcggcacaacagttccatttcttcgcacgccgcttcttccaggcggcgctttttctcccgaaaagacgggtctgctgtttccgcttctgtttgtaacgttccacgttctgtcgggtcccttgctgcggtattaccgcccgcgctacgttcttctcatccaaaatcgttctgcactcttcgtcaaaccattcgttccgtcgattgcgtcattgatggctgctttcattgtactccagcagtcctctagaggggcctcatggagctcgcccttgtctggcaacgcggcctcgagattctgcgcgtacgctgaggcgacatccagttgtttcagtcgctctaggttttacagtggcggtcgccggtaccgtacattgttgatgacggaggattttgggcgcagtttgaccatcaccagatagtggtcggagttgatgttggcgccacgataggtcctgacgtcgataatgtcggagaagtgccgtccgtcaatcagaacgtggtcgatttgagacttCACATATTTTAGGCGAATTTCAATCCAGTGGGGTTTTATTgcgttttcaaggagtttcaagaagtttaagaagtattttttttaaagacgtGGACACGCTTCCCAGCTAACACATAGTCTTAtttgatgttgaataagatgtaaaAGTGGTGGCCATATGCGTGCCATGCTCCCATTTACCCGCGTGTAAAGTAGACTCCACTTAAGCATTCCATGGAGCATCGTGTACGATCGACTATTTGCTgggttaatgcttccagtgagctattcgctctttgaatgaagcacgacactagataacggactagcatgcaacaccCAGTAGCACAGCCGAATACTTTCCCTGCCAGCTGCAGCGGGAATCGACCCCGTGCacactagccacacgaccacgaagccacacgatTTCATAAGGCTTCCGAATGTTTTGGGTTTTAGAGGACATAACAGGCTTTCAAGTGTGCTTCCGAGTGGTTCATATGGATTTTAGAGGGTTTTGATGgaaggagagggggggggggggtcagatgAGCATCGAGACGTTTCAAGCTGATAacgcatgtagattcgatgacctttacccaagaaatttcttgggatcCTTAAAGATTCTTTAAACTTTATCATAAAGCTCTCAGACACAGCAAGATTCGTTTGTTGATCCGAAGACCTATATTCAAGGAAATTTTTGAGATTCCCAAATAGACGATGATCAGATCATAGTCGCATGAGGATGTGTAAGCATGAATCATTGATTACGCTGGTAGATCCGATGATCTAtaccagggttgaaaaaatctcattaaattgaatgaatttctgctgaactgaatgcttttgacattcattttcagctccgcttgagatacttgaaagtgaacgcagaaaaattcaactactttgtgtaggtaatgactgcaccatcatcaatacacgctctgcgctgatggatgcttcatgtcaacaccggacgcatgaatgcgactctcccataagcaagcgtgatgaatttttgtcgtttgagtgccggtcacaggaaaagtcgacgctgattcttcattagggcctaactgacattttcgatttctcttcatcgatcctctctttgtgttattacagaatgtgtattgagtttctccgaaattttttgattgaaatgcgaaggagatgactacatcttgctatagaaacaaaaagaataatgattttgtttgttttgatcaagttattagcgaaagagagagtcgacgtagagaaatcgatcaagtcagttaggcccttatgaaaaatcattgtcgaagtaTTGCTTAcgaacctcgccgtctccccagtgtgagcggcgagagaatttttattctcttttcatttgcctccgtgaaggacaggggcttcaacgtcagaagcggtgtggtgaaaagacaaaaacaaaaactcacgttcgttgggaagttcggaatttttgcaaccgtgatCTATACTTTaggagctgttcataaaccacatagatcAATTTTTGACATTCTGAGACCATAACTCTCCCCTCATAGAATTATCCACACACGCCCTAAACGAGAAACTTTACATCGCTGCTTCTTCCCGTAAATCGAGTTCCATTTAGATATATACTACCTCAATGAAGGCTCAAGTGTAATAAGTCAAAAATTATATGTTCATGTATTTTGCGttacatttttgtttatttttaaatattctgtTATTCTGGTATTCATTAACTCAATTCTCTAAGCTCAATCGTATTAAACACTTTTTACACACTTTACACACATCGATTGAGATGTTTCGGTTAGTACAAGTTCCGGGTGGATTGACCAATTCAAATAATTATTTCTTAGTTCAAGGCGCGAGCTTTGGCTTCAGCAACGGCCTTGAAGTGTTCCAGCTTGGCCTGAGCAACCTCTGGGGTGTCCTGAACCGGCTGAGGCAAATCCTGGGCCAATGGAAGTGTACGGGCATAAAGGCGATTGTCGTAAAATGCAGGAGCTCCATAGCTGTATGCGTAAGCTGAAGCATGGTTCCAGGCGTAGGAAAAGTGGGAAGGGGCAATGGCAGCGATTGGTGCTTGGGTAGCATAGCTAGCGATAGGCAGTGGAGAAAATACGGAAGCTGGTGCCAGGGAAATTGGAGCAGGGCTGGCATAAGCCAAGGCGGCACTTTCGTCTACAGCAGCAGCATTACGCAGTTTAGCTTTCTCAAAGGCAGCCATGTGGTCAGCCTTAGCCTGGGCAACTTCGGGAGTATCTTGAACTGGTTCGGGAGCCATGCGGGTTTCGGCTGGAGCCTGTGGGAGGTTAGTAGCCTGAGCACGGAATCCGTTGAGGGCATCGGCAGTGTAGGTGACGGTCTGCAGTTTGTTCTCGGCATCCAGGTAGCTGTACGATCCACGAGTCACGCCATCTAAGGATTTAGTTTCGGCCTTTGCCGAAAGACCTCCGTTGTATCCATATGAGTACTGACCGAGGTTATCCTGGGAGTGGTACTGGCTGGATAACTCAGCTGGAGC contains the following coding sequences:
- the LOC109420768 gene encoding pupal cuticle protein-like, with translation MKVFVVISSLLAVATASTGFEAPRWYGYAPAAAYYDAPAELSSQYHSQDNLGQYSYGYNGGLSAKAETKSLDGVTRGSYSYLDAENKLQTVTYTADALNGFRAQATNLPQAPAETRMAPEPVQDTPEVAQAKADHMAAFEKAKLRNAAAVDESAALAYASPAPISLAPASVFSPLPIASYATQAPIAAIAPSHFSYAWNHASAYAYSYGAPAFYDNRLYARTLPLAQDLPQPVQDTPEVAQAKLEHFKAVAEAKARALN